In Quercus robur chromosome 11, dhQueRobu3.1, whole genome shotgun sequence, the sequence GTTTGTTGTGGAAACTACAGACAAGTCTAGATGTGTTAGTCGAGTTAGATTCTGAAAATGAGTTTCAGTTAAGACACCTTCCTAATAATTGTCATGAAGATCCAAAGAAACAAGCATTGATAGTTTTCCCATGTTTTCTGGAATAATTGTTCCATTGCGGAGAGGCCAAGTTTTTGTAGAGATGACAAATTTCCAATGAAATCtgggattgaaccccaaaaaGGATTTCTCGAGAGTTCTAAAGTCTTTAAAATCTTGAGTGCTAGTCCTAAAGAGTAGGGCAATTCACCCCCAAGCCATCCATTAGAACGCAAAACTAGCGATTCTAGGATGCTGTTGGAACATTGGGATAATCCATTTACAATCTCAGTTATCTCCCCAAAATCCTAGCGCTTTACCTGCATGTgctctttatcattttttttttttttttttttggtggtgttcATGTTTTCTTTGTAACTTTTCCCCTTTCTTGTGTATTCGTTCCTTTTCTTGTGTATTCGTTCCTGaagaaacagagagaaaaatatCGATGCGTGAGTTCCCATCATTATTTTGACACTTTATGATGACAATTTAATACTTTATGATGACAATTTAATCTTTTGtaatgtaaaatttatagtgACGCTAAAATCATAGACGGTGGCAGTGTCCTTTCAGTGGCCACGATATTCACAAACCATCTTGGTGACAAATGGTTATTGAAAAACGGAcagaaataaaacataaaaatatatcacTCTAAAAGTAAAGGTTGGAGCACTTAATAGTACACAACAACagaattataaattaaaaaaaaaaaaaaaacaacaacaacaacaacaacttctTCGTGATTCATAAAAAATACTAGCACTAAGCAGTCCTTCCTTGTCCTGAATCTTCCTCCaacttcatctttctcttgtcAAGCGGGCAACTTTGACCTTGATGAAAATATAAATCTTGTCTTTCAAATTATCAAAGGTTTGGAAGTAAGCTTGCCTCCATGATTTTTTAACAACAAGTGTGCCACAAActccccaaaacccaacaatAAAGCCAGCTACCAAGCTAATGTAGAACGTTAACGACTCAAATCCCACTTCATCATTCTTTTCTGCTCCATTTGGTCTCGCTACAGGATCAGGTTCTTCCCCTGGGCATATTGTTGAAAGAGGAGGTCCACAGAGTAAAGAATTACCTTGGTAAATGGATGGATCATTGAGAGTTTGGAGTTGATTCCCAGATGGAATTATACCCGATAAGTTGTTGAATGATAAGTTCAAGTGACTCAAGAATGTCAAGGACGACAAGCTTTGTGGAATTGGACCGGAAAGTTTGTTTCTTGAGAGATCAAGTGATTCCAAACTTTTTAAATTCCCAATGCTCTCAGGAATTTTTCCTGTCAAGTGATTCACAGAGAGATTCATGTTGACCAATTTTGAGAGGCTTGTAATGTTGTCAGGAATTTCCCCTGATAGATTATTGCCTGATACGTCTATGGAATGGACAAGATAAATTGTACTCTCATAGACATACTCTCTTCCTTTTAAAAATACtgatatcttctcaaaagaacTTGCAAGACTTTGTTCATCACTTTTACTCAAGTTCCCTAAGCATTGTGGGATTCCACCTGACAAATTATTTTGTGCGAGGTCCAAGATTTGAAGACTTGAAAGAAGACAGAATTGTTGAGGAATAACCCTGTCAAATAAGTTGGATCTCAGGCTTAACCTTAATAATGATGACAAGCTCTCTCCTATCCATGCCGGTAGTTTTCCGTAAAATTTATTTCCTGCAAGATCAAGGTTTACCAATTCTGTGCAATTCTTCAAGAAAGAAGGGAACTTTCCTTCAAGATGATTTTTTCCCAATGATAACCACTTTAGTGAACCCAAAGATTGCATTGAACTTGGAAGTTTACCAGATATGTTGTTATTTGCTACgtccaacaaatttaaattttgcaatTCCTCCCAATGAGGTGGAAGTTCTCCAGACAGGCAGTTGTTTCGCAGAACAAGGATTtgcaaattttttagcattcCAATAGAAGGGGGGATTGTAccatttataaaatttgaagagAGATCCAAGTAAGATACCGAGGGCAACATTTCACCTACGTTTTCCGGCATAGTTCCAGAAAACATATTTTCACGGAGGTTCATAATTTGCATCATTTTACTAGGAAAAAGTGGGACTTGACCATCGAAATTGTTGAAACTCAGATCTAAGTTACGTAAAAGATGATAAGATTGAAAGTGTGGTACCTGTCCTcgaattttgtttttggaaagaaTAATATCCCAAATCCTTGAGAAGGAATTCCAAAAGCCTTGCGGAATGGTATCAGAAATGCCAACATTCCTAAGTTGAAGAGACAGAAGTTCAGTTTGAGTTTGAAGCCACGCCGGAAAGTTTGGGCCTACCAACATGCTATCAAAGATTGCAATTGACAAGTTAAAAGGAGGAACCCAATCATGTTTCACATCTAAAACCAACGACCATGTTGTTGAATCTAAAGACATCCATAACTGACTTAATCGTGTGAGATTATGAAAATGAGCTTCAGTTAAGACACCTTCCCATTGATTATTCATAAGATCCAAAGCAGTAAGCATCGATAGTTTTCCCACACTTTTCGAAATAGTTCCATTGAACATATTTTCGAAGAGATAAAGTTCTTGTAGAGACGACATGTTTCCTATAGAATCTGGAATTGAACCCCAAAAGGAATTAGACTCGAGGAGTAAAGTTTTCAACATCTTGAGTGCTCCCAAAGAGTACGGCAATTTACCCCCAAGCAATCTATTAGAATCCAAAAGTAGTGATTCTAGTTTGCTGTTGGAACATTGCGACAATCCATCTACAAACTCAGTTATCTCCCCACTTATACCATTGCCCGTCAGAGCAAATGTTTGCAAGTTGCAAAGTTTGCCAAATGAGAATGGTATCTTACCAGTAATATTGCTTCTAGATAAATCCAAACTGCTCAAGTTGGTTAGATGCCCCAGACCAACTGGTAACTGACcttcaatatcaaaattatttgaaagaTCAAGCTCTCGTAAAGAGACCAAATTAGCAAATGCATTAGGAATGGCACCTCGAAGGGAACTGGACCAAATATTTAAGTATTGAAAGGCCACTCAAGTTTGACAACCAGTAAGGTATTGATGAGTTAAACAAGTTGTAAGAGATATCAAGGAATGTAAGAGATGTGAAGTTGATGGAGGAAATAGACTGAGGAAGAGTAACTAGTCCACAGCCACTTAGGTCTAACTCCAACAAAGAAGGAAGCATATTAACTGCCTGTAGCCAATCTGGTTTAACTTCCCCAATATTTACAAAGCTCATATTAAGGTACTTTAGAGAAGGGAGACCAACAAGCCACTGTAGACTTTTGACTTCCAATCTTCTAAGGGGAGGGTACTTTGTGAAGGGGAATGAGTCGGAATTAAGGGCAAGATATTGCAACTTTGATAGATTCCCAAGATGGGGAGGAATAACACCGGTGAatagtgagaaagagagatcaAGATAATTCAAACTTTCAAGGGAACCCAAGTAGTTTGGAATATTGATGCCTTCAAAATTGTTCTGGCTTAGGTCCAGATAACTCAAATGCTTTAATTTGAGTAGAGAAGGACTTATCTTACCCCCCAAGCACGACTTCTGGTAATTTTGCCAGTCTTCGTAGCTATAGTTGCTAAACTGAATCTGAAATCGGTTTCTGAGGTCAAGTCGACGACATGTGATGTAGTGTTGTCACATCCAACACCCATCCAGCTACAACAATCTTCGCCAACCCAAGAAGCGAGGCGACCTGATGGATCTGTGAGACCTTCTTTGAAGCTAAGAAGAGCATTCCTCTCCATCTGTGAGCATCTGAAAGTGAGGTTGCTGGTACATGAAGTGGGTATAATAGCTCCTAGGAAGGCAGGTCCCAGCACACACAAGAAAAGAACCCGGCTGAGGAAATGAGAAATGGAGACGAACATTtctgttataaaaatattgaaacaaaATGAGTACTGATAGCtcaattgttataaaaatattgtgacatttttttatagaaaaaaataaactataaacaGTCTCGGTCTATTTCTATGAACCCAGCAACCATTCCTTTGTGGACTAACTAATCCATGCCTGGACCAAAAAAATGCAGTATCCAGGATCGGTTTAGAAATACCTAATTGGTAATATATCTTATAAAATTACTACTTTTATCATTGGTGGGTCAGGCATAATTCCCAACAAACCACATAcaagtgccaaaaaaaaaaaaacaaaccacaTACACgcgcgtgtatatatatatataattggaaaaagtaataaataactTGCATTTGCAAAGAGCATTTGTAACTCAGTTGGCTGGTtggtattttttattgttttcaataaaaacattcaGATAATTCGTACAGAATCTGCTGCGatgataaagaaaattcaaattccaaAGATGGTTGTGTTTGACAGAGGAGAAATtaggtacattttttttagttaagtcaGCATATTGGTTAAATCAATCATCTATTATTGTTGAATAGGAACAAACAGAATTTATGGAAGAAGTTttggtattaaaaaatttatggaagACTGAaggtaatattaatatattatggaGAATTGCCACCATATCATTAATTTCTTTGTGAGCGAGAGGCTGCCTTACAGAGTCAACTAGGGGCACTCTAGGTCTCTAGCTTCTACGTACCTCTAAGATCAGGTAGGTGATAAAGAGTTGCATTTATTCCAAATGTGTAGCAAGGGCAGCCCGGTTTCCTTGTCTTGAACCGTTGAACGCAGTCACCTGTGACACCATTTGGAAGCTTCCAAAATTAACAGTGTAATAATAGCTTAGATTAGAGCAAGATATTCAACATAAGCCACAGTGGCGGttccaaaaattttgttttatgatggttattaaaaatttttaattaatacaaaatttaataaaaacaagtttttatatatggacaaaaaaaaaaagcatgaaaatacataaaattttacaattttcctATATGATTGAATTTTCATATCAATGCTATACGCTacatttctttcaaattttagttcaataaaattttctttttgtttgaaagagcctaatatattattaagggGACCAAAATTTGATATTGTTGGGCCTAAAACAATTTGGGGTGGTCACGATTTGGAATATCCAAGTATCAAGGTCACTGCCAATCTTGTGGCAAAGACCAAGACACTGCTTTCGGCTATggaattttcataaaatttctGTTAGTTTGTTAGTGATATTTTATTAACCTTCCTTTTCCTCTTGTTTATATAAGGGAATCTAGTGAATCCATAGCATCAATCAGTTTATTTATCACTCTCTCACTTTATTTTATACTCCATCTTGAAGGGGCCTATGAGAAATTGTAAATATATCAAAAATTGTATTTCTATATGAGTTTTAGTATTttgtaaattgtatttttctcaacacttttttttgttgttgtatttttCACATGTGATTTGTAATTAGTTAGAATTTGTAGGTTTGTTAGTCAAATTTTCTTGGCTGTTAGTGATATTTTCTTTGGTGTAAATAACACACAATCAATAACACCAAGTAGTTTATTTAACTTGCACTCCATTTTTGACAAGCTACTCATTGGCCTGTAAAATGGGCAGCTTCAAAGTCATTTTTTGGGCTCCTTTGACCTTTCACCTTGGAATCTACTTTCTAAAGTCTCAAATGCGATTAGGGttaatttctttttgtaatGCTCGAGTTTCTACCATGTGCTCTTTATCCCTATTTTGTGTTTGCTTATTCAGTGATTTCCTTATCTCCTCTGTAATGTTcttgttttcctttgttttcccCTTTCTAATGTATTCcttcttgaagaaaaagagagaaaaacattgATGACCACGTGTTCCCATCAtcattttgacatttttcaGATCACAATTTTAATAAAACCGAATTCTTTAAGCAGATATATGTTAGAAAATCAAAGCAAATGCAAAAGATTAGATGAAATCTAGGTTCtttttaaggacaaagtttagttacaaaattgattgtaaacTTAAGTTACAACcttatttaatatctttttattggaaataaattttgacaaattcaccattgaattatattttcttcttatatctttcatgcttgcaaaatttctagaaaattaaagattaatagctatgtcgtcaataaattatttaaattgcaaatttttgtagtttaaaattatgcataaaatataaacttatagatcatatagtaaataatatcaaattcacacaaaatttgacatgtgcattaagagtataaagaacatgcaattcaagggttaaaatttcaaaatatgtagtaatttttattttattgagtaaggttgtagtcttaggttacaaccaatttgtagctaaactttatccactttttaattcctttttccctttttcgcTTTCttcaaaattgataattttttttttttttttcatttaggggCTAACAtggaattttaatatataaataaatttttaattattattattttaattgccaCATAAACTTCAAATGTGTTAGTGGTGTACACCATTTGTCATGTAAGCGTTTTCTGTCAGTGGGTTAATAGTAAGGACTAAATTAattgtaagttgaaaataataaggATCAAGTTGATTGTTACCaaaatttatgaattaaattAAGTGTGATCCTAAAATTTAAAGACCAAAGTAGTGCTTTCACCtactttaaattcttatttgtataagttgtatttttatctaaaaatcaAGGTgatcataataaaaaattttgaactgaattatttcaatttttaataacaTAATGGGGGATAGGGAGATTTTTGCCCaaatttacaaacaaaaaaattgtatttcttTCCACTTCATGGGTAACCAATCAAACCATCTAGTCTAtccattaataaataaataaataaataaaaaccaaagagCTGAGACACGaaaggccaattttttttttataatttagtgCAGTTACAAGATTAGGGCGGCTGTACATTATCTTCTGATTCGAACccccttaaaattttttttaaaaaaaattatattttttttattagtctaATTTATACTTAAAAGTATTTTGCAACACCCTCGTTGGAAGAGGTAGTTGTCATTTGAAAGGAAACGCCCTTGATCACATTTCAACCCAGcccaaaaccaaacaacaacgCATATCAACttatttcaaaactaaacaacaACACAGATCacaaatcattttcattttctctctctgatCTAATCTCTAATCTCATTCTCAGATCTCATCTCCCTTTCTTTATTGGATTATCTTGGTATCTTTGACTATAAGAGTAAATAGTGAATGTTTGTGAGCTGTGAGTACctctctttttattataaatttatattatatgtgtgtgagtaTGTGTCTAATTACTgattgtgtgtgttttattattattattatttgtgtgaGTTGTGATGTGCATGAATGCATGCATGTATAGCATAAATACAATATAACTttacataatttaataattatgaaatatagaggatttgttacatgtgtgtgtaatgttatcatgttataataaatttttgttataaagttactaattcaagaaaagaaaaaagagtaaagtTAGTGTATTATTAATGTATATGTGAGTATAGTTATGtgggtcaataattaatatagtGTCAATGagttgagttttgtcatttagttgaaaacatttttataaaaacaatgataAATAGTTAAGGACAACtgcataaaaatttaaatattatacaaaattaacaaaataaaatagtcacACCTACTCATATTGACAATAAATAATGACAACTAATAACTAGCTATTACATAactatttcaaaatatataaactaataataggaaattgtaaaacttcatgtattagcattttatttttatttttataactcgatatattcaagtttttttttaaaaaaaaattaatttaatttttttaatgaccccTGAAAAATATTCTTGAAGCCACCAATGTCCAAGAATCTTGGTGTGGTTAAGAAATTGACAAAGTGGCCGGCTGGGTGTGGCCTAattgaactttgaaattttagtGACTTTCTATTTGATATAAGAATGGCTTTTCTGCATGAAGACTGGCATGGCATgcaatatcttcttcttcttcttttttcttttttcttttttctttttttttttaatttattagattcggtaatatgatttttttttttttttaagagtttcagCTTATGACATTTGTTCCCAGTGATAACtcttttattatcagaccaataCACTAACCAATTTTTGGTATAGAGCAGggattaaatttcaaatctcttattcaactattaaagACTTTATCTattgagttaactagaaccAACGATCTATGTACAACATGTTATTTTCTAGTATATAAAATTTACGTAtgaaaatttgtcaaatttagTATTTATACCAACAAAAAGTATACCTTCATGTTGTTGACTCATGAGTCATGAGACAGATTTTTATGGATCATGACTCATGACTCTATTTACTATTAGAGTCATTATCTAGTTATTTTCCAAATCTGAGATCTACAGAAAGTTGACTGACCTTTCAAAGCATTCTACATTCAAAAAAGTATCCTTTGGAGGACGTAAAAGACCAAGCTTTTATCAATATTCAACATGGTCTGTTGGAATTTGTTTACGATAGGTTGAACAACAGTTGCATGTTCTAGCATTCTCGAAGCATTTGGAAATCGCATAGTAAAATAGACTTTAGGCTTTTGGAAATCGCATAGGAGTTACATGGTGCGGGTCACGTACGGGTCAACATGAATTTGTTTACCTTAAGAGATATGAGACCAAGATAGTCGCTCATGAGACATtggaacttttattttatttttatatcttttatgcttgaaaattttttagaagatcgaaatgtaatatttattttattaattcaatatttaaatttcaagttaatatttgtagtttaaaattatgtataaaaaataaatttttggatcgaataataaataacatccgattagcataaaatttaacatgcatattaaaacataaataacatgcaatctaattgttacattttcaaaatatgtaattatattaatttttttaataagattatAGTGGTTTGACTATAAATTAGTTTACTTTGTCCTTATTTTAGTACCATGAGTTGCTTATACCACTTGACTGAACTAATTGTTCATTTGGGTTAGCTGTTTgcaaaaatatgttttatttatgtggAAATTGTATGTTTGCCACCGTGACTTAAAACTCTCATAAGATATACTTTCAACCTCGCTAGTAGCTCTTTCTTTAATAGAGATTTCTC encodes:
- the LOC126707299 gene encoding receptor-like protein EIX2, encoding MLKTLLLESNSFWGSIPDSIGNMSSLQELYLFENMFNGTISKSVGKLSMLTALDLMNNQWEGVLTEAHFHNLTRLSQLWMSLDSTTWSLVLDVKHDWVPPFNLSIAIFDSMLVGPNFPAWLQTQTELLSLQLRNVGISDTIPQGFWNSFSRIWDIILSKNKIRGQVPHFQSYHLLRNLDLSFNNFDGQVPLFPSKMMQIMNLRENMFSGTMPENVGEMLPSVSYLDLSSNFINGTIPPSIGMLKNLQILVLRNNCLSGELPPHWEELQNLNLLDVANNNISGKLPSSMQSLGSLKWLSLGKNHLEGKFPSFLKNCTELVNLDLAGNKFYGKLPAWIGESLSSLLRLSLRSNLFDRVIPQQFCLLSSLQILDLAQNNLSGGIPQCLGNLSKSDEQSLASSFEKISVFLKGREYVYESTIYLVHSIDVSGNNLSGEIPDNITSLSKLVNMNLSVNHLTGKIPESIGNLKSLESLDLSRNKLSGPIPQSLSSLTFLSHLNLSFNNLSGIIPSGNQLQTLNDPSIYQGNSLLCGPPLSTICPGEEPDPVARPNGAEKNDEVGFESLTFYISLVAGFIVGFWGVCGTLVVKKSWRQAYFQTFDNLKDKIYIFIKVKVARLTRER